One stretch of Candidatus Lernaella stagnicola DNA includes these proteins:
- the recN gene encoding DNA repair protein RecN, whose translation MLRTLTVRRLAVIEDVQVEFNDGLNVLSGETGAGKSIIVTAIGLALGWRATSDLIRTGCDDAEIVAVFNDIAPAGRRTLEEEGLPTADPLTVRRVLQTTGRNRVEIAGQDVTLAALRRFGETMLNLYGQHEAQGLMRPESHMLYLDAYTSCAGDRNVLGDMVERLKDLDKEIARLTKQDADREARLGYLRFVIEEIDGAQIGEDEDEELAAEIKVLSHAENLIRTGRSVSEVLYDRDEGAVVESAGELLREVEEQVDVDARLGELQKGLEELVALAEDIAARGRDYAESLDFDPARLEQLQDRLYALGDLKKKYGGSLAEVSAMRERAVAEIAALDLVSSNLRNLADERLRLRDEVSAAARRLSGARRKAAKKMRREVERELADLDMSGTSFTVAVEPLSAGGLEIDGLRIDANGADEVEFLISANVGELPRPLARIASGGELSRIMLAIKRVLARHFPVPTLIFDEIDAGVGGAQAERLGRKLREVAGEHQVLCITHLPQIAAQADHHYLVEKTAIQGRTHTRVEALSAEGRVNELARMLGGEEITSAARANATSLMAATQPRR comes from the coding sequence ATGCTACGCACGTTGACCGTACGTCGACTGGCCGTGATTGAGGACGTCCAGGTCGAATTCAACGACGGCCTCAACGTACTGTCCGGCGAGACCGGCGCCGGCAAATCGATCATCGTGACGGCCATCGGCCTGGCGTTGGGCTGGCGTGCGACCAGCGACCTGATCCGTACCGGCTGCGACGATGCCGAAATCGTCGCCGTATTCAACGACATTGCGCCCGCCGGCCGACGCACCCTGGAGGAGGAGGGGCTCCCGACCGCTGACCCCTTGACGGTACGGCGAGTCCTGCAAACCACGGGGCGCAACCGCGTAGAGATCGCCGGACAGGATGTCACCCTGGCTGCGTTGCGGCGTTTCGGCGAAACGATGCTCAATCTGTACGGTCAGCACGAGGCGCAGGGCTTGATGCGACCGGAAAGCCACATGCTGTATTTGGATGCCTACACCTCATGCGCCGGCGATCGGAACGTGCTGGGCGATATGGTGGAACGACTCAAGGATCTCGACAAGGAGATCGCGCGGCTGACGAAGCAGGACGCCGACCGCGAGGCGCGGCTTGGCTATCTGCGTTTCGTCATCGAAGAAATCGACGGCGCGCAAATCGGCGAGGACGAAGATGAGGAACTGGCGGCCGAGATCAAGGTGTTGTCTCACGCGGAAAACCTGATCCGCACCGGTCGGTCGGTCAGCGAAGTTTTGTACGACCGTGACGAAGGCGCGGTGGTTGAATCGGCGGGCGAGTTGCTGCGCGAGGTCGAGGAACAGGTCGATGTTGACGCGCGCCTCGGCGAGCTTCAGAAGGGCTTGGAAGAACTGGTCGCGCTGGCCGAGGATATTGCGGCGCGCGGGCGGGATTATGCCGAATCGCTCGATTTCGACCCGGCCCGGCTGGAGCAGTTGCAGGATCGGCTGTACGCGCTTGGCGATTTGAAAAAGAAATACGGCGGCTCGTTGGCCGAGGTGTCGGCCATGCGCGAGCGTGCCGTCGCCGAAATCGCCGCGTTGGATCTCGTGTCGAGCAATCTGCGGAACTTAGCCGACGAGCGCCTGCGATTGCGCGACGAGGTGTCTGCAGCGGCGCGTCGCTTGTCCGGTGCGCGAAGGAAAGCGGCGAAAAAGATGCGGCGGGAAGTGGAACGCGAGTTGGCCGATTTGGATATGTCGGGAACGAGTTTCACCGTGGCGGTCGAGCCGCTATCGGCGGGCGGCCTGGAAATCGACGGACTCCGCATCGATGCGAACGGCGCCGACGAGGTCGAATTCCTGATCAGCGCCAATGTAGGTGAACTGCCGCGGCCCCTGGCCCGCATCGCCAGCGGCGGCGAACTGTCGCGCATCATGCTGGCGATCAAGCGGGTGCTGGCGCGCCATTTTCCGGTGCCGACGCTTATCTTCGACGAAATCGACGCCGGCGTCGGCGGGGCGCAAGCTGAACGCCTCGGCCGAAAATTGCGGGAAGTCGCCGGCGAGCACCAAGTGCTGTGCATCACGCATCTACCGCAGATCGCGGCCCAAGCCGATCATCATTACTTGGTGGAAAAGACCGCCATTCAGGGGCGGACGCACACGCGCGTCGAGGCGCTGTCGGCGGAGGGCCGGGTGAACGAGTTGGCGCGGATGTTGGGCGGCGAGGAAATCACGTCGGCCGCGCGCGCCAACGCGACATCGCTCATGGCGGCGACCCAGCCTCGTCGCTAG
- a CDS encoding GlsB/YeaQ/YmgE family stress response membrane protein codes for MGFLGWIILGGLAGALASSLSGRESGCVMNIILGIVGAIVGGVLFQSLGGSGVTGCNISSLAVAVFGALVVLALGRFLRSRR; via the coding sequence ATGGGATTTTTGGGTTGGATCATTCTCGGTGGTTTGGCCGGCGCGCTCGCCTCGTCGTTGTCGGGGCGTGAATCCGGCTGCGTGATGAACATCATTCTCGGTATTGTCGGGGCGATCGTCGGCGGCGTCTTGTTTCAATCCCTCGGCGGTTCCGGCGTTACCGGCTGCAATATCTCCAGCTTGGCGGTGGCCGTTTTCGGCGCCTTAGTGGTTCTCGCGTTGGGGCGCTTTCTCAGAAGCCGGCGCTGA
- a CDS encoding GNAT family protein gives MMDLKINYRPARAVDADQVHRLMTAVADEEGALTASADELSPEDIRGRIRNATNRRNRIFYVATDDERVIGMVTLESRPFRAQDHVRYLSVAVDPHYRRRGIARELMRIALEWAHDVDKVQKIETQVRSINEPGITLLKKHHFHMEGTLVRHTQLSNGKQIDDLILARFVDNSSASTES, from the coding sequence ATGATGGATCTCAAAATCAACTACCGACCCGCTCGGGCTGTCGATGCCGATCAAGTGCATCGCCTGATGACTGCGGTCGCCGATGAAGAAGGTGCGCTGACCGCCTCGGCCGACGAACTTTCGCCGGAAGATATCCGCGGCCGCATCCGCAACGCGACCAACCGCCGCAACCGGATATTTTACGTCGCCACCGATGATGAGCGTGTGATCGGCATGGTCACCCTCGAATCCCGTCCGTTTCGCGCGCAGGATCACGTGCGATACCTCAGCGTCGCCGTAGACCCGCATTACCGCCGGCGGGGGATCGCCCGGGAACTCATGAGAATCGCTTTGGAATGGGCTCACGATGTGGACAAAGTCCAAAAGATCGAAACCCAAGTGCGCTCGATCAACGAACCCGGTATCACGCTGCTGAAAAAGCACCATTTCCACATGGAAGGCACCTTGGTGCGACACACCCAGCTTTCCAACGGGAAACAAATCGACGATCTGATTCTGGCGCGATTCGTCGACAACAGCAGCGCTTCGACGGAATCGTAA
- a CDS encoding NAD(+)/NADH kinase: MGIEKVAVFIKRNKSEAGTLAKHVIRWISRRGLTPLVPENEAKMYNIGEGQPTEQVFNECDMVIVLGGDGTFLAAARLLGGRQAPIMGVNLGSMGFLTEIRRDEVQESLDLVLAEKATIIRRMRLQVDIVTDGETSSYSALNDVVITKTALARIYDLRIAVGGIYMNIVRADGLIISTPTGSTAYNLAAGGPIVHPQTNCLVVTPICPHMLSNRPLVVPADQKIELELVDDAEVFVTIDGQAGQELNMGDRVVTELSEQPLLVIQSPKRTYFELLRDKLHYGAR, encoded by the coding sequence ATGGGCATCGAGAAAGTGGCCGTGTTCATCAAACGCAACAAATCCGAAGCGGGGACCTTGGCCAAGCACGTCATCCGTTGGATATCGCGGCGCGGGCTGACCCCCCTGGTGCCGGAAAACGAAGCGAAGATGTACAACATCGGCGAGGGGCAACCGACCGAGCAGGTCTTCAACGAGTGCGACATGGTGATCGTTCTGGGCGGCGACGGCACGTTTCTGGCGGCGGCGCGCCTCCTGGGCGGCCGGCAGGCTCCGATTATGGGCGTCAACCTCGGCAGCATGGGGTTCCTGACGGAGATTCGCCGGGACGAGGTCCAGGAATCGCTCGATTTGGTGCTGGCGGAAAAGGCGACGATCATTCGCCGCATGCGCCTGCAGGTCGATATCGTTACCGACGGCGAAACGTCCAGTTACTCGGCGCTCAACGACGTGGTGATTACCAAAACGGCGCTGGCCCGCATCTACGATTTGCGCATCGCGGTCGGCGGCATCTACATGAATATCGTCCGCGCCGACGGCCTGATTATTTCCACGCCGACCGGCTCGACCGCCTACAATCTGGCGGCGGGCGGGCCGATCGTGCATCCGCAGACGAATTGCCTGGTCGTCACACCGATTTGTCCACACATGCTGTCAAACCGGCCGCTCGTGGTGCCGGCGGATCAAAAAATCGAATTGGAGCTGGTCGACGACGCCGAGGTCTTCGTGACCATTGACGGCCAAGCCGGTCAAGAGCTGAACATGGGCGACCGGGTCGTGACGGAATTGTCGGAGCAACCGCTGCTGGTCATCCAAAGCCCGAAGCGCACGTATTTCGAATTGTTACGCGACAAGCTGCATTACGGAGCTCGATGA